A genome region from Hippopotamus amphibius kiboko isolate mHipAmp2 chromosome 1, mHipAmp2.hap2, whole genome shotgun sequence includes the following:
- the PDZK1IP1 gene encoding PDZK1-interacting protein 1 yields the protein MSALSLVIWGLLTAVPPASCQQGLGNLQPWMQGLIAVAVFLVLVAVAFAINHCWCQKEPEPVNMVMTIGNKADGILVGTDGKYSPMEAGFRSNEHENAYENHPEEEGKVHSTPM from the exons ATGTCAGCCCTCAGCCTGGTCATCTGGGGCCTGCTCACGGCAGTGCCACCCGCCAGCTGTCAGCAAG GCCTGGGGAACCTGCAGCCCTGGATGCAGGGCCTTATTGCCGTGGCTGTGTTCCTAGTCCTTGTTGCCGTTGCCTTTGCCATCAACCACTGCTGGTGCCAGAAAGAACC GGAGCCTGTGAACATGGTCATGACAATTGGAAACAAGGCAGATGGGATCCTGGTAGGAACGGATGGCAAGTACTCCCCGATGGAGGCCGGTTTCAG GTCCAATGAGCACGAGAATGCCTATGAGAACCACCCGGAGGAGGAGGGCAAAGTCCACAGCACCCCGATGTGA